In Passer domesticus isolate bPasDom1 chromosome 1, bPasDom1.hap1, whole genome shotgun sequence, one DNA window encodes the following:
- the BLOC1S5 gene encoding biogenesis of lysosome-related organelles complex 1 subunit 5, which produces MSGAGPASPARGDRRRDSPAAGSPIQPIIKDVGEVYSRLLDHRPVIQGEIRYFVKEFEEKRGLRELRVLENLKNTIFETNERVLPKCEQAMQDNLSETFKRLQAANAMIHRLQERECEARKLQADKVMEREEKCIAHWEEFMKEQQNKRAEVDEEHRKAMERLKEQYSEMDKELAKYASF; this is translated from the exons ATGAGCGGGGCCGGCCCCGCGTCCCCCGCCCGCGGCGACAGGAGACGGGACTCTCCGGCCGCCGGGTCCCCCATCCAGCCCATCATAAAGG ATGTTGGGGAAGTCTATTCAAGACTGCTGGATCACCGGCCAGTAATTCAGGGAGAAATACGTTACTTTGTTAAAGAATTTGAA GAAAAGCGTGGTCTCCGGGAACTGCGAGTACttgaaaatcttaaaaatacaATCTTTGAAACAAATGAACGTGTTCTTCCCAAGTGTGAGCAGGCAATGCAAGACAACTTGAGTGAAACCTTCAAGAGAT TGCAAGCTGCCAACGCTATGATCCATAGACTCCAAGAGAGGGAGTGTGAAGCAAGAAAG CTTCAGGCAGACAAGGTGATGGAACGTGAGGAGAAGTGCATTGCTCACTGGGAGGAGTTCatgaaagagcagcagaacaaacgTGCGGAGGTGGACGAAGAGCACAGAAAAGCAATGGAGCGCCTCAAAGAGCAGTATTCTGAGATGGACAAGGAACTGGCCAAATATGCTTCTTTCTAA